GCGGCCTGGAGACGCTGACCGGCCTCAGCGGCGTCGGACGTTACATCCGAATGCTCGGAGAGAAACGCGGCACCGGCTACGGCTACTCGCTCTGGCGGTTGAGCGTCTACGGCTCGGCGGACCTCACCCCCTGAGGGCAAAACGGTGAGCCTGCGGCGCGACGACGGAAACCGTTGTCGCGCCGCAGGCCGGCTGTGTCAGGGTCCCTAGGAGGGCCTCCTGGTCAGGTGGCCCTTGGAGGCCGATTCAGAGGTCGTAGTACAGCTCGAACTCGTGCGGGTGCGGACGCAGCGCGATCGGGGCGATCTCGTTGGTGCGCTTGAAGTCGATCCAGGTCTCGATCAGGTCGGGCGTGAACACGCCGCCGGCGAGCAGGTACTCGTGGTCGGCCTCCAGGGCCTCCAGCACGGCCGGCAGCGAGGCCGGGACCTGGGGGACGGACGCGTGCTCGTCGGGGGCGAGCTCGTACAGGTCCTTGTCGACCGGCTCCAGCGGCTCGATCTTGTTCTTGATGCCGTCCAGGCCCGCCATCAGCATCGCGGCGAAGGCGAGGTACGGGTTGGAGGATGGGTCGGGCGCGCGGAACTCGATGCGCTTGGCCTTGGCGTTCGAGCCGGTGATCGGGATGCGGATCGCGGCCGATCGGTTGCGCTGCGAGTACACCAGGTTGACCGGGGCCTCGAAGCCGGGGACCAGGCGGTGGTACGAGTTCACCGAGGGGTTGGTGAAGGCGAGCAGCGACGGGGCGTGCTTGAGCAGGCCGCCGATGTAGTAGCGCGCGGTGTCGGAGAGACCGGCGTAGCCCTGCTCGTCGTAGAACAACGGGGAGCCCTGGGTCCACAGCGACTGGTGGACGTGCATGCCCGAGCCGTTGTCGCCGAAGATCGGCTTCGGCATGAAGGTGGCGGTCTTGCCGTTGCGCCACGCGACGTTCTTGATGATGTACTTGAACAGCATCAGGTCGTCGGCGGCGTGCAGCAGGGTGTTGAACTTGTAGTTGATCTCGGCCTGTCCGGCGGTGCCGACCTCGTGGTGCTGGCGCTCGACCTCGAGGCCGGCGGCCGCGAGCTCCAGCGACATCTCGGCGCGCAGGTCGGCGAAGTGGTCGACCGGGGGGATGGGGAAGTACCCGCCCTTGTACTTGACCTTGTAGCCGCGCGCGTCACCCTCGGCGGAGCCGCTGTTCCAGGCGCCGGCCTCGGAGTCGATGTGGTAGTACGAGGCGTTCGCGCTGGTCTCGAAGCGCACCGAGTCGAAGACGTAGAACTCGGCCTCGGGACCGAAGAACGCGGTGTCGGCGATGCCGGAGGAGGCCAGGTAGGCCTCGGCCTTCTTGGCGACGTTGCGCGGGTCGCGGCTGTACGCCTCACCCGTGATCGGGTCCTGGATGAAGAAGTTGATGTTGAGGTGCTTCTCCTTGCGGAACGGGTCCAGGCGGGCCGTGGCAAGGTCGGGGACGAGAGCCATGTCCGACTCGTGAATGGCCTGGAACCCGCGGATCGACGAGCCGTCGAACATCAGGGTCTCGGCCGGGTCGAACGTCGCCGCAGGCACCGCGAAGTGCTGCATGACGCCTGGCAGGTCGCAGAACCGGACGTCGATGAACTTCACATCGTTGTCCGCGATGTACTGCTTGACCTCGGCGGCGTTGTTGAACATCCATCTGGCCTTTCCGAAAGGGGACCACCGGCTTCAGCTGGTGGGGAGTTTCGTCCTTGGATCGTAAGGGCGCAGGACCGGAGATCGCTGCGCCGCGTCGATGGCGCGCCGGGCCGTCGGCGGAGCCGTTTCCCGGGGCGATGTTCGAGTGCCCTCCTCCGTGCCGACTGCGCCTCACCCTAGGAATGGCCCGTTTCCCGTTGGTGACTTCTATGTTTCCTAAATGTTAACCACCCCGGTGGGACGGGCCGCAAAGTCGTACGGTTCCGGGCAAATCGTCGTGCCTCGAATCGGGATCCGACCGCAGTGGTCTGGACCACTTGGGAGGGCTGTCGGAGGGCCGTGGAAGCCCCTTGCGACCCGCCGGGGGAGGCGGTGGCGGGGCGCCGCGGCGGCCCGGTTAGTGTGGATTCGTGGACACCAGAGAAGCGTTGGGATCGTGGATCGACGGCCCGAAGGCGGCCGCCGAGAAGATGGGCGCCGACTTCGGGTACCGCGGCGAGCGCCTCGGCCTGCCCAGGGAGGGTTCCGGCTCGCTCGCCGGCCCCGGCCGCCGGATCGGCGCGCTCTTCGTCGACGGCTGGCTGGTGGCGCTGATCGCCTACGGCCTCGTCTCGGGCGGCGTGCCGGGCAAGGCCAACCTCTGGACCACCCCGATCTTCTTCCTGGTGGCCGTCCTGCTGCTCGCCACCACCGGCAGCACGATGGGCAAGCGGCTGTTCGGTCTGCGGGTGATCCGCCTGGACGGGCGGCGGGCCGGCATCCCGCAGGTGATGCTGCGTACCCTGCTGCTCTGCCTGGTGGTGCCGGCGCTGGTCTGGGACCGCGACACCCGCGGTCTGCACGACAAGGCCGTCGGTACGGTCGAGGTCCGGATCTGACCTGCGGCCGCCGGCTTCACCGTTCGCCCTGACCTCTCACGGACGGCCCTGCCGGACGCCTCAGGGGGTCCCGGCCGGGGTCGCTCCGCGCCCCCGGGGCGCCGGGCGGCGACCCGGTCGGAACCGGTCGCGGGGCGGGCAGGAGCGAGCAGGAACGGTCCGGCCCGGGAGCGCCTCCGCCGGGCCCGGCCCGATCAGGACCGGTCCGGCCGCGCGCCGAGATGGACGTCGAACGGTGCCGGATCGCACCGAACGTCGAACGGCCCCGGACCGAAACGGATGTCAAACGGCCCCGCCGCGAAGTGTTCGCGGCGGGGCCGTGTCGTGTTCGAGCGAGGAGCGGTCAGCGGGACTGGCCGCCCTTGGGCATCCGGGCGCCCTTGGGCATCGGGCCCTTGGGGATCGGCGCCTTGGAGAGCAGGTCTCCCAGGGCGCGCAGCCGGTCGTTGGTCTCGGTGACCTTGCCGGGGGTGATCGCGCGGGGCAGGCGCATCAGGTGGACCTGCAACTTCTTCAGCGGGATCTCACCCTCCCCGGTGCCCACCACGATGTCGTGGACCGGGATGTCGCCGACGACGCGGGCCATCTTCTTCTTCTCGGAGGCCAGCAGCTGGCGGACCCGGTTCGGGTTGCCCTCGCCGATCAGCGCGATGCCCGGCCGGCCGACCGCCCGGTAGACCGCGTCCTGGTTGCGGGTGACCGCGACCGGGGTCGGGTTGGCGCTCCAGCCGCGCTTGATGTTGTTCAGCACGGCCGCCACGGCGCCCGGCTGTCCCTCCATCTGCCCGAAGGCGGCACGCTCGGCCCGGCGCCCGAAGACGATCGCCATGGCCAGGAAGGCCACGATGAAGCCCAGGATGCCCAGGTAGATCGGGTGATCGATCGCAAAGCCGATGGCGAGAAACACGCCGAAGGTCAGCAGGCCGACGCCGGCGATGATCAGGCCGATCTTGGTGTCGACCTTCTTGGTCATTTGGTATGCCAGACGGATCTGCTTGAGTCGCCCGGGGTTCTCGGATGTTTCCCTCGCCATAACGCTCATGGTACGTGCCGGGAGCGCGGGATATCCAAGCACGGTGCCGGATCGCACCGAACCGTGATCCGGGCGGCCCGGCCCGGGCGGCCCGGCGGTCCGGTCTCAGCGCCGGACGGCCTCCGTCGCGGGGCCGGTCACGGCCGCGCCCAGCGCCCGGTCCTCGGCGTGTCGGCGGTTCTCGCAGACCGCCGCCCAGGCGTTCTGCCGTGCCTGCCGCTGGCCGCTCGCCAGCAGCACGCTCTCGGCCAGCCGCAGCGCGCTGCCGCCGACCGATCGGATCCTTACCTGCATTCCGAACAGCTCCCCTCGGTGTCGAGAAGGTCCTGACCTTCACATGGTCACCACTTGGTGTTACCAGTCGGTGACCAGGTCGTCAAAGCCTGATGAAAGCCGGACGCCCCTTTGGCGGAACCGAACGCCTCCGAACGGAGCCGGGTGGGCGAACGGGCCCGGAACGACAACGGGCAGGCCAAAACGACGGAGGGAGGGGCGGGGCCGAAGCCCCGCCCCTCCCTCCGACACGGATCGCCGTCCGCCGCCGCGGCGGCCGGTGAGGCGAACCTCACGCCCGGCCTCGCGCGGCGCGGTTCATTCCACTCCCGCGCGGCCGCCCGGGGCAGGCCTCAGACCGCCGTCTTCTCGCGGTGCTCCAGCGCCTGCCGGTACAGCCGGCCGGCCCGGTACGAGGAACGCACCAGTGGTCCGGACAGCACGCCCGCGAAGCCGAGCTCCTCGGCCTCCTGCTGCAGCTCCACGAACTCGTGCGGCTTCACCCAGCGCTCGACGGGGTGGTGGCGCACCGACGGGCGCAGGTACTGGGTGATGGTGATCAGCTCGCAGCCGGCGTTCACCAGGTCGGCCAGCGCCTGGCTGACCTCCTCGCGGGTCTCGCCCATGCCGAGGATCAGGTTGGACTTGGTCACCAGCCCGGCGGCGCGCGCCTGGGTGATGACGTCCAGCGAGCGCTCGTAGCGGAACGCCGGGCGGATCCGCTTGAAGATCCGGGGCACCGTCTCGACGTTGTGCGCCAGCACCTGGGGCCGCGAGGAGAAGACCTCGGCCAGCTGCTCGGGCACCGCGTTGAAGTCGGGGATCAGCAGCTCGACGCCCGTCCGCCCGCCCTCGCGGCCGGCCGTCTGCGCGTGCACCTGGCGCACCGTCTCGGCGTACAGCCAGGCCCCGCCGTCGGGCAGGTCGTCGCGGGCGACACCGGTGATGGTGGCGTAGTTCAGGTCCATCGTGACGATGGACTCGGCGACCCGGCGCGGCTCGTCGCGGTCGAAGTCGGCGGGCTTGCCGGTGTCGATCTGGCAGAAGTCGCAGCGGCGGGTGCACTGGTCACCGCCGATGAGGAAGGTCGCCTCGCGGTCCTCCCAGCATTCGAAGATGTTGGGACAGCCGGCCTCCTGGCAGACCGTGTGCAGTCCCTCCTTCTTCACGAGCGACTGGAGCGCGGTGTACTCCGGGCCCATCTTCGCCCGGGTCTTGATCCACTCAGGCTTCCGCTCGATGGGGGTCTCGCTGTTGCGGACCTCCAGGCGCAGCAGCTTCCTGCCGTCGGGTGCGACAGCGGACACGTGCGACTCCTAAGAACTAGACGGGGTACCCCCAGGGTACGCCTGTGCTTGTACGGCCATCCACGGGCCCGGCCCCGGGAATCGCAGGATTCCCGGGCTCGCGGGCTGTGCCGTCCGGGCAACATCCGCCGCCCGGCCGGGATTCCCTACCGGGCCAGGGCGGGTTCGGCGAGTTCGGCGAACACCTCGGCGAGGTGCTTCTCGACCGCCGGCAGCGCCTCGCCGACCGGGAAGACCCGGCCCAGTTCGGTGCTGACCGAGCCGACGCCGGCGTCCCGGATGCCGCAGGGCACGATCCGGTCGAACCAGCTCATGTCGGGATTGCAGTTGAGCGCGAAGCCGTGCATGGTCACGCCCCGCGCGACCCGCACGCCGATCGCCGCCAGCTTGCGGTCGTCGCCGCGCTGGCCGGCGTTGGACGCCGCGTACTCCGGCCCGGCCAGCCGGGGGTCGATGCCCAGCGGCAGGCCCATCCGCAGGGTCAGGCTGCCGATGTCGACCACCTGGGCGGGGTCGACCACCGCGCCCGGGAGGCTCTCGCCGAGCACCCAGACCCCGCTGCGGCCCTCGATCCGGGTGGTCTCCACGCCGAACTCGCCGCAGGCCCGGATCAGCGCCTCCTCCAGCCGGCGGACGTACGCGACGACGTCCATCGGCTCGGGCAGCTTCACGATCGGGTAGCCGATCAGCTGACCGGGGCCGTGCCAGGTGATCTCCCCGCCGCGGTTGACCTCGACCACCGGGGTGCCGTCCAGCGGCCGGTCCTCGGGGTTGGTGCGGCGGCCGGCCGTGTAGACCGGCGGGTGCTCCAGGAGCAGCACGGTGTCGGGGATCTCGTCGGCGACCCGGAGGGCGTGCAGCCGCTGCTGCTCCTCCCAGGCCTCCTGGTACGGCACCGACCGATCGCCGATGCCCATGCGTACGAACCGTACGTTCTCGCTCACCGCTGCTCCTTGCCAGGCGTTCGAGACCAACCTCGCCACTGTACGCCCGACCGGGTGAAGGCCGTCCCGGCCGTCCGGCCGGCAGTCCCCGGTTCCGGCCGGCCGGCCGCTCCCGGGCAGGCCGCGGACCTGCGGCGGGGGTCGGCGGGCGGGGTCAGCCGTCGGCCAGCAGCTGCAGCCGCAGGGCCAGCTGGAGCTCCAGCGAGCGCTCGGGGTGGTTCCAGTCCCGGCCGAGCAGGGCCTCGATCCGGTCCAGCCGCTGAACGACGGTGTTCACGTGGACGTGCAGTTCGTCCTTGGCCCGGGTCAGGCTGCTGCCGCTGTCGAAGTACGCCCGCAGGGTCCGGACCAGCTCGGTGCCGCGCCGGGCGTCGTAGTCCAGCAGCGGGCCGAGGGCCGCGCCGACGAACCCGTCCACGTCGTGGCCGTCGCCGAGCAGCACGCCGAGGAAGCCCAGCGCCTGCGCCGAGGCGCCGTCGCCGTCGCGTCCGAGCACCCGCAGCGCCCGGACGCAGCGCACCCCCTCGGCGTGGGCGGCG
The sequence above is a segment of the Kitasatospora sp. NBC_00240 genome. Coding sequences within it:
- the glnA gene encoding type I glutamate--ammonia ligase: MFNNAAEVKQYIADNDVKFIDVRFCDLPGVMQHFAVPAATFDPAETLMFDGSSIRGFQAIHESDMALVPDLATARLDPFRKEKHLNINFFIQDPITGEAYSRDPRNVAKKAEAYLASSGIADTAFFGPEAEFYVFDSVRFETSANASYYHIDSEAGAWNSGSAEGDARGYKVKYKGGYFPIPPVDHFADLRAEMSLELAAAGLEVERQHHEVGTAGQAEINYKFNTLLHAADDLMLFKYIIKNVAWRNGKTATFMPKPIFGDNGSGMHVHQSLWTQGSPLFYDEQGYAGLSDTARYYIGGLLKHAPSLLAFTNPSVNSYHRLVPGFEAPVNLVYSQRNRSAAIRIPITGSNAKAKRIEFRAPDPSSNPYLAFAAMLMAGLDGIKNKIEPLEPVDKDLYELAPDEHASVPQVPASLPAVLEALEADHEYLLAGGVFTPDLIETWIDFKRTNEIAPIALRPHPHEFELYYDL
- a CDS encoding RDD family protein — its product is MDTREALGSWIDGPKAAAEKMGADFGYRGERLGLPREGSGSLAGPGRRIGALFVDGWLVALIAYGLVSGGVPGKANLWTTPIFFLVAVLLLATTGSTMGKRLFGLRVIRLDGRRAGIPQVMLRTLLLCLVVPALVWDRDTRGLHDKAVGTVEVRI
- a CDS encoding DUF4191 domain-containing protein yields the protein MARETSENPGRLKQIRLAYQMTKKVDTKIGLIIAGVGLLTFGVFLAIGFAIDHPIYLGILGFIVAFLAMAIVFGRRAERAAFGQMEGQPGAVAAVLNNIKRGWSANPTPVAVTRNQDAVYRAVGRPGIALIGEGNPNRVRQLLASEKKKMARVVGDIPVHDIVVGTGEGEIPLKKLQVHLMRLPRAITPGKVTETNDRLRALGDLLSKAPIPKGPMPKGARMPKGGQSR
- the lipA gene encoding lipoyl synthase produces the protein MSAVAPDGRKLLRLEVRNSETPIERKPEWIKTRAKMGPEYTALQSLVKKEGLHTVCQEAGCPNIFECWEDREATFLIGGDQCTRRCDFCQIDTGKPADFDRDEPRRVAESIVTMDLNYATITGVARDDLPDGGAWLYAETVRQVHAQTAGREGGRTGVELLIPDFNAVPEQLAEVFSSRPQVLAHNVETVPRIFKRIRPAFRYERSLDVITQARAAGLVTKSNLILGMGETREEVSQALADLVNAGCELITITQYLRPSVRHHPVERWVKPHEFVELQQEAEELGFAGVLSGPLVRSSYRAGRLYRQALEHREKTAV
- the lipB gene encoding lipoyl(octanoyl) transferase LipB, with translation MSENVRFVRMGIGDRSVPYQEAWEEQQRLHALRVADEIPDTVLLLEHPPVYTAGRRTNPEDRPLDGTPVVEVNRGGEITWHGPGQLIGYPIVKLPEPMDVVAYVRRLEEALIRACGEFGVETTRIEGRSGVWVLGESLPGAVVDPAQVVDIGSLTLRMGLPLGIDPRLAGPEYAASNAGQRGDDRKLAAIGVRVARGVTMHGFALNCNPDMSWFDRIVPCGIRDAGVGSVSTELGRVFPVGEALPAVEKHLAEVFAELAEPALAR